The Cytobacillus sp. NJ13 sequence ATCTGATAGGCGGATCTGTTGCAAAGAAAACATCCGAAGGCATTTACAATACTCTGCTGATTGTAGATAACAATGGTAACTTCATACATGAATACAGCAAGCTGCACTTATTCAAGCTTATGAATGAACATCTCTATCTGAAAGGAGGGACAACTAAGGGAGTATTTTCTCTGGAAGATAGGAAGTTTGCAGGGATGATTTGTTATGATATCCGTTTTCCTGAGTGGGTGCGGACCCATACAGCGGAAGGTGCAGAAGCTTTATTTGTAGTAGCTGAATGGCCATTGGCCCGGCTGGCACATTGGCGGGCGCTTTTGATTGCACGTGCCATTGAAAACCAGTGCTATGTAGTTGCATGCAACCGCTCTGGCTCTGATCCTGACAATGTCTTTGCAGGCCATTCGATGATTATAGATCCCTGGGGAGAAGTACTTGCTGAAGGTTCTGAAACTGAAGAAATCCTGCATGCTGAGATAGACCTGGATAAAGTGAAAGATGTCCGCAGCATGATTCCGATTTTCACTGACCGCAAACCGGATTTTTACCGCTAATAGCATACAGAGCCCTGACTAGGGCCCTGTCTTCTTTACCCTTCTATTTTCGCCCACATTTCTGGAGGATTTAATTCATAAATGCCATTTTCCCTGTACATATAATGATTAATTATAAATTCTCTGCGTATCGTAGCATAGTCTTCATGATACTGTTTAATATATTCGTTGAGCTCTTTTTCTTCATATTTTTTTCCCATTTTCAACCCTTTGATTAGATGCTCAAAAACCATGAGTTTCTTCTTTCTCTGTGCAGGTATATTCTTCAGTTTTCCATCTCTTGTGAAGAAATTTTCAATAACCTTCTGGCCTTCTAAATTTTGTTCTTCCATTTTCTTAACCTCCTCTTTATCTGCCAATTTCGCAAGAACACCTGACTGATGTTTCAGTACGGATTCATTTAAATAGAAATAAACAGTATTTTTATCTCTTCTCTGATAAACGAGGTTTATTTCCCTCAGTTTATTTAAATGATGGGTAATAGTTGGCGGGGTTAAGCCAAGCTTCCCCGCTATCGCCTGTCCATGCAAAGGCCCTTTGGCAAGAAGAAAAACAATCCTGATTCTGGTTGGGTCTCCCATTGTCTTATAAAAAGCTACTAAACGATTTAATTGCATAATTGCAGCCCCTCATTTCGATTATCATCTAATTAGATGATAATCGAATTATAATCATCCAGTCAACTATATATATAATATCCCCATAAAAAAATCACCATAGAGGTGATTTAAGATAGAGCTATTTAATATAATTAGCCCCCTCGAGGGATAGCAGTACTTCTTTAATTTCAGTTCGGGTTCCTGCATACCCGGTTAATGATTTATTTTTTCCGATTACCCGATGGCACGGAATAATGATCGGAAGGCGATTGGCCTTGTTTGCCTGACCAATGGCCCGCACTGCTTTTTCTTTCCCTATTTTGACAGCAATGTCCTGATAGCTTCTTGTCTCACCAAATGGGATTAGGCAAAGCTCTTTCCAGACTGCTTTTTGAAATTCAGTGCCATGAGGTTCTATAGGGATGTCGAACTCTTTCCTTTGCCCGCCAAAGTATTCCTCAAGCTGGATTGTACACTTTTTGATTAAAGAGTCGGAGGGATCAAATTGCAATGATAAAACTTCTTCCCCTTCGAGAAAATCTTCTTCCCCCATGTATAAAGCCGAAAGGATCCCATTTTCAATGACAATGTAAATGTCTCCTGCCGGTGTGTTTTTTTTAGAATAAACTCTTACTGTCATTGCATTCCCGCCTTTAAAATATGGGGCAAATAGATATGGAATACAGTTCCTTCCCCCAATTTGCTTTCCACTTCAATTGTTCCCTTATGTTCTTCAATAATTTTATATGTAACCATTAAGCCAAGTCCAGTGCCTCTTTCCTTTGTAGTATAGAAAGGTTCACCAAGCTTTTTTATTTTATGCGCGGGAATTCCTGTTCCTTCGTCCCTAATGGATATGTGAACTTTTTGATCAAACCCTTTCTGAATGGATACAGTAATATATCCACCCTTAGGCATGACTTCAATCGCATTTTTTATAATATTGATAAAGACTTTTTTCATTTGATTGGATTCACAGAAAACATTGGGCACGTTCTTGGCATAATAAGTCCTGAATTGAACATTATGCAGCACAGCCTGAGCAGTAAGGAGATCGACTGTTTCCTTCATGATTTGAGATATGTCTTTTTCCACAAACTTGACAGCTTGAGGCTTAGCGAGTATGAGAAATTCATTAATAATTGAATCAATCCTGCTAAGCTCCGTGGTAATCACATTGAAATACATAGTATGATCTTCCTTCACGCTGCCCTCCAGCAGCTGTATAAAGCCTTTAAGAGCTGTCATTGGGTTTCTGATCTCGTGGGCAATTCCTGCTGCCAATTCTCCAATGACATTTAAAGTGTCTGATTTCCGAAGCTGTTCTTCCATTTCCAGCTTCTCAGTAATGTCTTTAAATGTTGTCATACTGATATTAGAAAAAATATTCAGCTTGTTGGAAAACTCAAAAAATTTCTTTCTGCCTGATTTCAGAGTAATGGAAAGGTTACCGTCTGATTGCCCAGCAGAGTGTATGTTTTTTATCTGCTCCTTTAATTCATCATCGCTTATATTACAGTCATTCAAAATACTATACAGCGATAGACCGATAAGCTCCTCTTTTGTCATCTGAAGCATTCTCTGACCTGATTGATTAATATCGACTATTTCAAACTGATCGTTCCAGAGAAGCATACCTTCAAGGGCACCTTCAAATATCAAGCGGAATTTTTGTTCGCTCTCCCTCAAGCTTTTTTCCATAGCGTGACGCTCACTGACATTTCTGAAGATAGTCATATGGTAGCCTTCAACGGAGTTCAATTTCACAGTAAACTCCAAAGATTTGAACTGGCCATTTGGCATAAGAAAAACAAGCTCATCCCGTATGCTTCCCTTAACGAACATCTCTTTAACAATGCTTCTGTATCTTTCCGATTTTTCATATACAAAATCTTTTATCTTTTTTTTGAGAAGCTCATCATGAGTACATTCAAAAATTCGGCAAGCAGCTTCATTCGCATCGATGATTTCTCCATTCCCACGCCAAAAAATGATTCCATCCAGGGCTTCGATAAATAGGTCAGCATACAAATCTTCATTCTTTTTCACTTTCCGTTCGAGGAGACGCTTACTTGTTACATCTCTTAATATGCACATATAAAGACCGCCTTCATTAAGGATGCTGGTAGTAAAATCAAACTCTATTATCGTTCTGCCGTTATATATTGGCAGAATGCCCCTGACACTTTCCTTCCTCTTCAACAGTTCCCTTTGCTTTTCAAGCTTGAAATGCCTATTTTTGGGCACGATGTCAGACAGGTTCCTGCCAATAAGGTGCTGTTTATCCATCATTAAGCTTTCAGCAAACGAAGGATTGACATCAACAATTCTCTCCTGGCTATCAAAAATTAAAATTCCATCTTTTGAGCGTGAGAATATATTATATTTAGATGAATTATCATTGGACAAACTATTATTTTCCTTTTCCAAAGTCTCAATCCTGGCATAGAGTCTCCTGATTTCCTGATTCATAATGACCACTCTATTTCCTCCTATTGGGATATGCAATTAATTAAATATTTCTACAAAATCAGACTAAAACCTTTAAATCTCTGAGAAAACTGTCCTATTAATTTTTCATATCAAAGGGTTCTGGGGAAAAGAATAGGCATACCCTGTCAAGAGTATGCCTTGATTTTACAATTTGAATTTTGCAATCATCTCATTTAATTGTTCTGCCAATTCCGACAAGGATTGCGCATTGTCTGAGATTTCCTCCATTGAATGATTAGTCTGAGCCATTGATGCACTCGTTTGTTCGATGCCTGCAGCAGATTCCTCGGATACTGCGGCAATACTGCCAATGGACTGGTTCATATGGGAAGAATTTATGGAAACCTGTTCGAGGCTTCGGGATATGTCACTGACATTAGTTGACATTGAGTTAACTGCCTCGTAAATTTTCTGGAATGTTTGTCCCGTCAATTGAATTTGCTCAGTTCCTTTTTCAACTTGAACATAGCCTGTTTGAAGTGACGTGGCCACACTGTTTGACTCTGCTTGAATGCCCCCGACAATCTTAGTGATATCTGAAACCGAGAATGATACCTGCTCAGCCAGTTTCCTCACTTCATCTGCCACTACTGCAAAACCTCTTCCATGCTCACCGGCTCTGGCTGCTTCAATTGCTGCATTTAATGCCAGCAGGTTGGTCTGGTCTGCAATTTCTTTTATTACCTTAACTAATCTGGAGATTTGCTTTGTCTGATCATCGAGTCCATTTACCTTGTCCACAGATGACTTCATTATTTGGTTAATTAATCCCATTTGTTCCTGGGATTCCTTCATTAGCTTGTTTCCATTCTCAGTAAGCGATAGCACCTCTGTGGAAGCACTCTTTATTTCATTACCGCTGTATGAAGCTTCTTTCACTTTTTCCAGGTACTCGTCCATCATTAAAGATAAACGTGTTGCAGAGCCCGCCTGATCCTCAGCTCCTCCGGATAGTTCCTGCATGGTTGAAGCAACCTGCTGACTGGCTGCTTTCACTTCATTTGCAGCAATATTCAGTTCTCCGCTTCTTTCAGTCACATACCCAGAAACCGCATTAATTTCCTGAATCATGGTCTGCAGTTTTATTTTCATGGAATTCATGGCTCTGCTAAGCTGTGCTACTTCATCATCACCTTCATATTCCACTGAATCTGCATTGAGGTTTCCTCCTGCAATATCATCTGAGAATTGGACAATGGCAGTTAGTTTTTTAGAAATAATACGTCCTATAAAAAGGATACTCGCGATTCCCAGGATAGCAGAAATGATGATGGAAATGCCAAGCACTATTAAAGTAAGGATAAGACCAGATTTAGCAGAAGTCACAGCCTTTTGCTGATCCTCTTTCATCATACTGCTGAGGGTATTTAATTTATCGACCGTTTCAGAAATGAGATTATCTGCCTGCAATTTTCCCAGCCTATATTCTCTTGCATGCTGCAGTTTCACTTCTGGCTCGATGACATCATGAAATAAACTGGTGATTTTTTGATCATTTTCATCAATTTGCCTAAAAAGGGCTTTTAATTTTGAATCGCTTAGCTCTGGAGAAATTTCCTCTTTCAATTTATTAAAATCCTCTGTCAGCTCATCAAATGTTTTTAAATGTTTGGGATTGGAGTCAATGATAAAGTTTCCTATCGTGCTCCCTTTATGATGAAAAGTGGCCGCTGATTCAGTAATCTTAATGGCTTTTTCCCCAGAATCCTTAACAATCTCCAGTTTTGAATTGGCAATTGTCAGCAATAAGAAAGTAAGAACAGTGGAAACCGTGAATAGCCCAATGGTCACAAAAAGCGCAACCCCGTATTTCTGGCCAATCTTCAGGTTCTTCCACCATTTCGTGCTGGCCATTTTATTTAAATACTTGGCTATGCTAAGCTTTTTTGACTTCGACGATTCTTTTCTTTCCTTCTTGCCCGGTATAAATTTTCTTACCCCTTTCAACCTTACTTCCCCCTTTATGATTTAACTGGATGCGAACAATTGAACTAGTATATATCTAATTCTTTTTTACTATTCTTTCAATTCATTATAATAGAACAAAAAAGACATTTGAAGATTATTTTTCCAATTTTTCATTTTAATACAGCCTTCCCTGTACTTTTCCCCTTTAAAATTTTCTCTTTATAAACCTGATTGCTTCATGTATTCATCAGCTATGACATACTAATCGAACTACTCCCTTTTATCTGAGACAAAAATGAATTTCTATAAATGAAATTTGAAACAGATTTACATTACATCATTCAAGCCATATAATATATGAGCTAATAAGCAAATATTTTTTGTATAACAGGAACCTCAAAGTAGTATGACAGCAATTTCAGAGTTCAAACTTTTTACATTTTCTGTAAATTAAACCTTCTATTTACACGAGAAAAGAAGTTTGCTTCATGTTAAAGTGGGTAAAGAAAGAAAGAGTATTTATGGGGGTCTTTAATAGAGGAGGACTTATGAAACAACGTGACTTTTACTTCGACAACACGAAGTTTATCTTAATCTTCTTTGTCGTTTTCGGACATTTACTCCGCTCTTTTATTGAAGATAATGAAACAATCTATACTTTATATAAGGTAATCTACACGTTCCATATGCCAGCATTTATACTGGTATCAGGTTTTTTTGCAAAAGGCTTTTATAAAAAAGGCTATATAAAGAAAATTGCCAAAAAGCTCATACTGCCATATATTATTTTTCAGGTTATTTATTCGATTTTCTATTATTTTTTATATAACAAAGGCACCTTTGAGTTGGATCCTTTTAATCCGCATTGGTCTTTATGGTTCCTGATCAGCATGTTCTCCTGGAATATCATGCTTTTATTCTTTGCAAAGTATAAAGCTGTTTATTCCCTGGCAGCTGCTTTTATCATTGGGCTTGCTGTCGGATATGCCGATTGGATTTCAAACTATTTAAGTTTATCCAGAACATTTGTGTTCTTTCCTTTATTCCTATTGGGATATTATTTAAAGAAGGAGCATTTTTATGCGCTATTCCAGCCAAAGTTCAGAATTAGTGCATTAGCTATTTTTGCTGTAGTCTTTATAGGCTTTTATCTATACCCTGAAGTGGATTATAAGTGGCTGCTTGGCTCAAAGCCATATACTGAAATGGGGACAGCTTCGATTGGGGCAGTCTTTGCGAGATTGAGCTTTTATGTCCTAAGTTTAATTATGGTATTTAGCTTCTTTGCTTTTGTGCCCCGCAAACAATATTTCTTTACTGATTTAGGAAAAAATACACTTTATGTCTATCTGCTTCACGGATTCTTTGTACGAGTATTCAGGGAAAGTGATGTACAGGGCTTTTTCAGCAAACCGGAAAACTTCCTGCTGCTTGCCGGAATATCGCTGCTGCTGACTTTGCTTCTCTCAAGCAAACTGATTACTTCATTTGCGCAGCCTATTATAGAACTGAAAACATCACAGCTAAAGAAGCTAAAAGATAGATCAAAGGCATATGCCAGATTTTATCGTAAAAAACTTACAAGTTAGTACAGAAACCGGTCATGTATTACTGGCCGGTTTTTACTTTAGGCATAACCATTGACCAATTTTGATTATGGGATTATAATAAGTAACTGTGTTATATTATTTTGTCCAGTAGCTCAGCTAAGCGTAAATATAATTATACCAATATGTCCCAGTAGCTCAGCTGGATAGAGCGACAGCCTCCTAAGCTGTAGGTCGTGAGTTCGAATCTCGCCTGGGACGCTTTCAGAAAAAACGCCAACAAAAGTTTGGCGTTTTTTCTCGTCCTTATAAAAACCGGATGCCAGGTGCCTCACGCATTATAAATCTTCAATAACAATATACGCAGCTTTAACAGGCCCATGTACACCAACAACGAGGTTCATCTCAATATCAGCAGAGTTGCTTGGTCCAGTAATGAAATTAATGCAGGAAGGTGCCTGCTGCCCTGAGTTTAGCCTTTCCCTAATGATCCTTGCTGCCTGTGTCATGCGCGGGACCAGGGTGCTTTTCGGAATAAGGATGATCGACGCAGCAGGGAGAAAGCTGACTGTCCGCCCGTGATCCTTGCTGCTGAACAAGACTGCTGTGCCTGATTCAGCCAGGGTTATTTCACTGACCGTGATGCCGATATTAGCATGTTCTGCGTATTCTATATTTCTTCCTTCTTCAGAATAATCCCATTCATATACATCCACTTTCTCTTTTGGCCAAATTTCCTTAAATAGCGGTGTAAGCCCAAACTGTCTATAGCGGTCATCCTTCCAGGTCACAACTGGCCCCCCGCCATATTGGGCTACAATTTCTTTGAGAGTTTCAGTCAAATTGGCAGCACTGGTTACAACAAGGTCTGTGTGGATTTTCGTACACTGAGTCTTTAAAGCTTCAAGAAGCTCATCAGCATCTGCTTCTTTCAAGACTGCATCCTGCGGGTTAAAGCTCCATTCCGGTCTTTCGACTCCAGTAATTCTATTTTTCCTGCCCAATCTGCCTGCAATTTTATTTAAAAAAGCATCTCGATTCTGAATTGTTCCATTCACTGCTGTCCGCCTCCTTTTTGCCGGTTTTTGAACCAATCGCGAAATCTTTCTTTAGTAGGAGCTGGAAAATCCCTGATTTCTGTCCAGGCCTTTAATGGGCCTGGTCCCTTTGTAATTCTGCCGCCTGTGGTAAATGGATTCATGGCTGCCGGTGCCAGCTTTGACCCCAGCTTATAAAGGGACGGTGAAGCTGCCCCCAGCCCAAAAGCCTTCATGGTCATCTTTTCCGATACGGGAGCCCTTCCTTCTTTTTCGACAATTACCTGCCGATGTTTATGAAGAAGTTCATGAAGAGGGATTTTGACCGGACAGGCTTCCGTACATGCTCCGCAAAGTGTTGAAGCATAAGGCAATTCCTTATAATCATCATAGCCGCCTAAAAGGGGTGACAGGACCGCTCCAATCGGGCCTGAATAAATGGATCCGTAGGAATGACCGCCAACATGCCTGTATACGGGACAAACATTTACACATGCAGCACAGCGAATACATTGGAGAATGGAGTGAAACTCCCCTCCTAAAATCGAAGAGCGGCCATTGTCCACTACAACCAGGTGGAATTCTTCAGGACCATCGACATCGAGTTCTTCTTTTGGACCAGTCAGAACAGTAATATAGCTCGTAAGCTTTTGTCCAACAGCGCTCCTTGTCAGCATGCTGACAAGCACTTCCATTTCCTCATAAGTCGGAACCAGTCTTTCCATGCCCATTACCGTAATTTGCGTCTTAGGCAAGGCAGTGACAAGATCAGCATTGCCTTCATTAGTCACTAGAGTGATTGAACCGGTTTCCGCAACAGCGAAGTTGCAGCCCGTAATGCCAACATCTGCGGTTAAGTATTCGTGGCGCAGCATTTCTCTTGCATGCCATGCAAGTTCTTCCGGCTTTTCTGTGTTCTGATAGTTCAGTTTTTCTGCAAACACATCCCGAATCTGCTCTTTATTCTTATGAAGTGCAGGCGCCACTATATGTGAAGGGGGATCATGGTCGTCCACCTGAAGGATGTATTCCCCCAAATCAGTTTCAATGACCTGGCATCCGGCCTCTTCCAGTGAGGCATTTAAATGAATCTCTTCGGTTACCATCGATTTTGATTTAACTACTTTTCTTGCATTCTTCCTTTCAATTACTTCCCGTATATAGGCAGAGGCTTCTTCTGCAGTTTCAGCAAAAAAAACGTGCCCCCCCCTTTTAGCTACATTTTCGCTGAGCTGGTATAAGTAAAAATCCAGATTTTCAAGTACATGCTGGCGAATTTCTTCTGAAAGCGACCGCCATTCTTCCCAA is a genomic window containing:
- a CDS encoding LutB/LldF family L-lactate oxidation iron-sulfur protein; this translates as MAMKIGTNDFKDRVDSGISNSFMRGAVSGAQERLQTRRLDAAAELGNWEEWRSLSEEIRQHVLENLDFYLYQLSENVAKRGGHVFFAETAEEASAYIREVIERKNARKVVKSKSMVTEEIHLNASLEEAGCQVIETDLGEYILQVDDHDPPSHIVAPALHKNKEQIRDVFAEKLNYQNTEKPEELAWHAREMLRHEYLTADVGITGCNFAVAETGSITLVTNEGNADLVTALPKTQITVMGMERLVPTYEEMEVLVSMLTRSAVGQKLTSYITVLTGPKEELDVDGPEEFHLVVVDNGRSSILGGEFHSILQCIRCAACVNVCPVYRHVGGHSYGSIYSGPIGAVLSPLLGGYDDYKELPYASTLCGACTEACPVKIPLHELLHKHRQVIVEKEGRAPVSEKMTMKAFGLGAASPSLYKLGSKLAPAAMNPFTTGGRITKGPGPLKAWTEIRDFPAPTKERFRDWFKNRQKGGGQQ
- a CDS encoding carbon-nitrogen family hydrolase; translation: MKLKIACLQMDIAFGKPEENFKTAETMIKKALKANPDVIVLPELWTTGYDLTRLGELADQDAGSALVFLKEAAQNNQVHLIGGSVAKKTSEGIYNTLLIVDNNGNFIHEYSKLHLFKLMNEHLYLKGGTTKGVFSLEDRKFAGMICYDIRFPEWVRTHTAEGAEALFVVAEWPLARLAHWRALLIARAIENQCYVVACNRSGSDPDNVFAGHSMIIDPWGEVLAEGSETEEILHAEIDLDKVKDVRSMIPIFTDRKPDFYR
- a CDS encoding acyltransferase family protein gives rise to the protein MKQRDFYFDNTKFILIFFVVFGHLLRSFIEDNETIYTLYKVIYTFHMPAFILVSGFFAKGFYKKGYIKKIAKKLILPYIIFQVIYSIFYYFLYNKGTFELDPFNPHWSLWFLISMFSWNIMLLFFAKYKAVYSLAAAFIIGLAVGYADWISNYLSLSRTFVFFPLFLLGYYLKKEHFYALFQPKFRISALAIFAVVFIGFYLYPEVDYKWLLGSKPYTEMGTASIGAVFARLSFYVLSLIMVFSFFAFVPRKQYFFTDLGKNTLYVYLLHGFFVRVFRESDVQGFFSKPENFLLLAGISLLLTLLLSSKLITSFAQPIIELKTSQLKKLKDRSKAYARFYRKKLTS
- a CDS encoding methylated-DNA--[protein]-cysteine S-methyltransferase, which encodes MTVRVYSKKNTPAGDIYIVIENGILSALYMGEEDFLEGEEVLSLQFDPSDSLIKKCTIQLEEYFGGQRKEFDIPIEPHGTEFQKAVWKELCLIPFGETRSYQDIAVKIGKEKAVRAIGQANKANRLPIIIPCHRVIGKNKSLTGYAGTRTEIKEVLLSLEGANYIK
- a CDS encoding metalloregulator ArsR/SmtB family transcription factor, whose amino-acid sequence is MQLNRLVAFYKTMGDPTRIRIVFLLAKGPLHGQAIAGKLGLTPPTITHHLNKLREINLVYQRRDKNTVYFYLNESVLKHQSGVLAKLADKEEVKKMEEQNLEGQKVIENFFTRDGKLKNIPAQRKKKLMVFEHLIKGLKMGKKYEEKELNEYIKQYHEDYATIRREFIINHYMYRENGIYELNPPEMWAKIEG
- a CDS encoding PAS domain S-box protein: MNQEIRRLYARIETLEKENNSLSNDNSSKYNIFSRSKDGILIFDSQERIVDVNPSFAESLMMDKQHLIGRNLSDIVPKNRHFKLEKQRELLKRKESVRGILPIYNGRTIIEFDFTTSILNEGGLYMCILRDVTSKRLLERKVKKNEDLYADLFIEALDGIIFWRGNGEIIDANEAACRIFECTHDELLKKKIKDFVYEKSERYRSIVKEMFVKGSIRDELVFLMPNGQFKSLEFTVKLNSVEGYHMTIFRNVSERHAMEKSLRESEQKFRLIFEGALEGMLLWNDQFEIVDINQSGQRMLQMTKEELIGLSLYSILNDCNISDDELKEQIKNIHSAGQSDGNLSITLKSGRKKFFEFSNKLNIFSNISMTTFKDITEKLEMEEQLRKSDTLNVIGELAAGIAHEIRNPMTALKGFIQLLEGSVKEDHTMYFNVITTELSRIDSIINEFLILAKPQAVKFVEKDISQIMKETVDLLTAQAVLHNVQFRTYYAKNVPNVFCESNQMKKVFINIIKNAIEVMPKGGYITVSIQKGFDQKVHISIRDEGTGIPAHKIKKLGEPFYTTKERGTGLGLMVTYKIIEEHKGTIEVESKLGEGTVFHIYLPHILKAGMQ
- a CDS encoding methyl-accepting chemotaxis protein, with product MKGVRKFIPGKKERKESSKSKKLSIAKYLNKMASTKWWKNLKIGQKYGVALFVTIGLFTVSTVLTFLLLTIANSKLEIVKDSGEKAIKITESAATFHHKGSTIGNFIIDSNPKHLKTFDELTEDFNKLKEEISPELSDSKLKALFRQIDENDQKITSLFHDVIEPEVKLQHAREYRLGKLQADNLISETVDKLNTLSSMMKEDQQKAVTSAKSGLILTLIVLGISIIISAILGIASILFIGRIISKKLTAIVQFSDDIAGGNLNADSVEYEGDDEVAQLSRAMNSMKIKLQTMIQEINAVSGYVTERSGELNIAANEVKAASQQVASTMQELSGGAEDQAGSATRLSLMMDEYLEKVKEASYSGNEIKSASTEVLSLTENGNKLMKESQEQMGLINQIMKSSVDKVNGLDDQTKQISRLVKVIKEIADQTNLLALNAAIEAARAGEHGRGFAVVADEVRKLAEQVSFSVSDITKIVGGIQAESNSVATSLQTGYVQVEKGTEQIQLTGQTFQKIYEAVNSMSTNVSDISRSLEQVSINSSHMNQSIGSIAAVSEESAAGIEQTSASMAQTNHSMEEISDNAQSLSELAEQLNEMIAKFKL
- a CDS encoding lactate utilization protein C; the protein is MNGTIQNRDAFLNKIAGRLGRKNRITGVERPEWSFNPQDAVLKEADADELLEALKTQCTKIHTDLVVTSAANLTETLKEIVAQYGGGPVVTWKDDRYRQFGLTPLFKEIWPKEKVDVYEWDYSEEGRNIEYAEHANIGITVSEITLAESGTAVLFSSKDHGRTVSFLPAASIILIPKSTLVPRMTQAARIIRERLNSGQQAPSCINFITGPSNSADIEMNLVVGVHGPVKAAYIVIEDL